Proteins encoded together in one Prunus dulcis chromosome 3, ALMONDv2, whole genome shotgun sequence window:
- the LOC117622916 gene encoding 1-aminocyclopropane-1-carboxylate oxidase 3, whose protein sequence is MAASPQPVSENPIDFRAPPPSPIASGRRSLVTNDEVLTEYLEHSLQVPDLILPDKFFPKQNSLENPPTIDLLALNLDEFDASLCKVVESIARNGCFQLVNHGISSELVSSVQAAATGIFQVPPEKRAEITRLPEKPYGFEEVHGEEVGSELSEEFVWCRDQGLKLTMERIAPIGYSNFSEKLETLMTDIEKVSGKILPSLLKNSQTKFVYGNDDMVQGKELGTVCCLYRHSQNVLEDEWDSSLRYDVIKMLIRGTDYSHALCLHLCDGSSEFHVYSKKGWVSFTPDKNALIVTTGDQIQAWSGGQYKHVIGRPIFKGEEDCISMAFLYSPPTFISNSQSNKENTISLGEQAIMAIFLTLVYQFLVYFYRNF, encoded by the exons ATGGCAGCCTCACCTCAACCCGTCTCTGAAAACCCAATTGATTTTCGTGCCCCACCGCCTTCTCCCATCGCCTCAGGCCGCCGATCATTAGTCACAAACGATGAAGTCCTCACCGAATACCTCGAGCACTCCCTCCAAGTCCCTGACCTCATTTTGCCAGACAAGTTCTTCCCTAAACAAAATTCACTTGAAAATCCCCCCACCATTGATTTGTTAGCATTGAATCTGGATGAGTTTGATGCTAGTCTTTGCAAGGTTGTGGAGTCCATAGCAAGAAACGGGTGTTTTCAGCTGGTGAACCATGGAATTTCAAGTGAGCTTGTGAGCTCTGTGCAGGCTGCAGCCACCGGAATATTCCAGGTACCGCCGGAGAAGAGGGCGGAGATAACCCGGTTACCGGAGAAGCCATACGGGTTCGAGGAGGTTCATGGTGAGGAGGTTGGCAGTGAACTGAGTGAAGAGTTTGTTTGGTGTAGAGACCAAGGTTTGAAGTTGACAATGGAGAGAATTGCACCAATTGGATATTCAAATTTCAg TGAGAAACTGGAGACCCTAATGACAGATATTGAGAAGGTTTCTGGGAAAATCCTACCAAGCTTATTGaaaaattctcaaacaaaatttgtttatGGAAATGATGATATGGTGCAAGGGAAAGAACTTGGGACAGTCTGTTGCCTGTACAGGCACAGCCAAAATGTTTTAGAAGATGAATGGGACAGCTCTTTAAGATATGATGTGATTAAGATGTTGATTAGAGGAACTGACTATTCTCATGCCTTGTGTTTGCATCTTTGTGATGGTTCTTCAGAGTTCCATGTTTACTCCAAGAAAGGTTGGGTTTCTTTTACCCCAGATAAAAATGCTCTAATAGTCACCACTGGGGATCAAATACAG GCATGGAGTGGTGGCCAGTATAAGCATGTGATAGGAAGGCCAATCTTTAAAGGTGAGGAGGACTGCATCTCAATGGCTTTTCTCTATTCTCCTCCAACCTTTATTTCAAACTCCCAAAGCAACAAGGAAAATACTATATCACTTGGTGAACAAGCTATAATGGCCATATTTTTAACTCTTGTCTACCAGTTTTTAGTGTACTTCTACAGAAATTTCTGA